The genomic segment CCGCTGCACCCTCCGGCACCCGGGACGTGGTGGATCCAGCGGCAATGAGCGACCGCGAGATCATCACCACCAGCCAGCAGCTGCGCTATACCGACGAGGTCACCCGCCTGATGGTGCGTGATGCCAATATCGCACTGACCCCCTATGGTTTTTCGGCGCCGCTGCGCCAGGACATTCTGCGGGCACTCAGCCGCACCGAGCGCGACACCCTGCGGCGCCACACCGCCGCCACTGAACGCGCCGACAGAATCATCAAGGGCAACCGCGCCATGCTCATGGAGCTGCGCGACGCGGTGGCCTTGCTGCCGCCGGGCAATGTCTACACCCGCACCAGCAGCTCCTCGCCGCTGCTCATCGTGGCGCGCAATGGTCTGCCGCTGCCGGTGGATAGCCACATCGGCTACTCGGCGCCGCACAAGGTGAAACTGGAGCTACCCGAGCAGCTGCGCATCCCCGCGAAGGGATCGATCACTACCGAGCTGACGGCGCGGATTCCCGAGGACGATCAGCGCACTGACCTCGAGCTGTTCCTACTCACCCCCACCGACACCTTGATCAGTAATCCGGTGGATATCTCGGTGCAGACTCGCGGCACCACCATCAACCGCTGGCTCGCCGGGGTGCTCTTGGCACTGTTGGTGGGCCTGATGGCGCTGCGCACCGTTAAGCGTCGCCGCGCTCGCTCGACCCAGCAGCCGCGCACCGCCGCCGACCGCGCTCTAGCCCGCGCCGAGGCAGTATCCGCGGCCGAGAGCCAGCAGCGGGCCCACCGCCGAGATGCAGGGGGCTGGGGCAGCGAGAAGGCGTCAACACGCGCCCAGTATCCGCCACGTAGACATACTCACCACCGCGACGGGCCAAGCGATGGGGATGACCCGCCGCGGCCCAGACGCAGCAGACAACGCCGACCGAGACGAAACCCTCCGCCGGAGACACCGGGGGAGGGGACGCGCTCCTCGCGACGATCGAGGGACAGCTAGAACACGAAACGTGGTTGAGAAGTGACAGACAAGCACACGCCAATAGAGGGCCAGCGCCCAGGCTTACGCGGCCGTATCGTGCCGCCGGCACCGCCCGCACCGATCCCCGAATCCAGACCTAGCGTTCAGGAAAAGCGCAAGCAGAAGCTGGAGAGCCAACACAGCGATCATTCGCAGCTTTCGGCCGAACCGGCCCAAGCGCTCTATGAGGCGCAGCAGGATGCCGCCAACGAGCCCGTGGCCGCTGCCGGCACCTCCTCGCCGGTGGCTACCCAGCAGGAGGACGAGCAGGGCACCACCAGCGACTCCGATGTGGTGCGCGCCGGCGGGTCCATGGCAATTGCCACCCTGATCAGCCGTATCACTGGCTTCCTGCGCAACCTCGCCATCGGCGCCACCCTCGGCTCGGCGGTGGGTTCGGCTTTCACCGTGGCCAACACCCTGCCTAACCTCGTCACCGAGATCGTGCTGGGCGCGGTGCTCACCTCCTTGGTGGTGCCGGTGCTCGTGCGCGCCGAGAAGGAGGATCCCGATAGGGGAGCGGCCTTCATCCGGCGGCTGTTCACCTTGGCGCTCACCTTGCTGGTGGTGGTCACCACGATCGCGGTGGTCACCGCCCCGTGGCTGACGCGCATCACCATCGATGATGAGGGCAAGGTCAACATCATCCAGGCCACCTCCTTCGCCTATCTGGTGCTGCCACAGATCCTGTTCTACGGCATCTTCTCGCTATTTATGGCGGTGCTCAATACCAAGGGTGTGTTCCGGCCGGGCGCGTGGGCGCCGGTGTGGAACAACGTGGTGTGCTTGGCTACCTTCGCCCTCTACTGGCTGGTACCTGGGGCCTTGGACCCGAATGAACAGGCCTCGGTGACAGACCCGCACGTGCTGTTGCTGGGCCTGGGCACCACGCTGGGCGTGGTGGTGCAGGCGCTGCTGCTGGTGCCGCCGCTGTTGAAGAAGGGCATCGATCTGCGGCCGCTGTGGGGCATCGATGATCGCCTCAAAGAATTCGGCGGGATGGCTATCGCCATCGTCATCTATGTGGCGATCTCCCAGCTGGGCTACATCGTGACCACTCGTATCGCCTCCAATGCTGATGCCCGCGCCCCGCTGATCTATCAGCAGGCCTGGCTGCTGCTGCAGGTGCCCTATGGCGTGATCGGCGTGACCCTGCTGACCGCGATCATGCCGCGTCTGTCGCGTAATGCCGCCGAGGGCGACGATAAGGCCGTGGTGCGGGATCTCACGTGGGCCTCCAAGCTCACCTTCGCCGCGTTGATCCCGGTGATCGTGTTCTTCATGGCCTTCGGTACCAACATCGCTAATGCGCTCTTCGCCTATGGCCAGTTCACCCCCTCCGAGGCAGATATTCTCGGCTGGACGCTGAGCTTCTCGGCCTTCACTCTCATCCCCTATGCGCTGGTGCTTTTGCACCTGCGCGTGTTCTACGCCCGCGAGGAGGCGTGGACCCCCACCTTCATCATCGCCGGTATCACCACGGTCAAGATCGTGCTGTCGGCGGCCGCACCCTTTGTGGCCACCTCCTCCTCGCGCGTGGTGATTCTGCTCGGCGCGGCCAATGGTTTCGGCTTTGTCACCGGCGCCGTGATCGGTGTGTTCCTGCTGCGCCGCAAGCTGGGCTCGCTGCACGGCAAGGAGATTATGACCTCCACGCTGTGGGTCATTGGCGCCTCGCTGGTGGGTGCCGGGGTGGGCTTGGTGCTCGATTGGGTGCTGGCTCTGACTGTGTTGGGAGCCGCCTCCTCGGTGGTGATTATGCTTCGCACCGCGATCACCGGCTTGGTGTTCTTGGTGGTTACCGCGATCGTGCTCTCGCGTTCGGGGCTGCCGGAGATCGCCGCCTTCGCCCGGCTGCTCAGCCGCGTGCCGGGGCTCAACCGGGTGGTCAGCGCTCCGCCGGCGGCCGCCGAGGACGAGGCGGACGATGGTCTGCCTCAAGCCACCACCGCCGAGCTGTCTACCCAGCTGGTCACGGTGGAGCCCTTCACCGCCTCCCCGGTGCCACCGCCGATGTCCGCCGGCGAGGTGCGGGCCCCGCGCCTGGTGCCGGGTGCCGCGGTGGCCAATGGCCGCTACCGGCTGCTGCGCGATTATGGCCGCGTCCCGGGTGCGCGCTTCTGGCACGCCCGCGACCAGCGCACGGGCCAGCAGGTGGCGTTGGTCTTCGTCGATACCCAAGGCATGCAGATTCCTGCCGCCCCAGTCAGCCCGGCTACCGCGGCCCAGCGCGCGGCCGCGGTCACCCGCACCACGCGGGCTTTGGCGGAGTTGAACCATCCGGCGATCGCCAAGAATATTCATGTGTTGCCCTATCGCGCGGGCTGCCTCGTGGTGGCGGACTGGGTGGAGGGCACCGCCCTCAACTCGCTCACCGCAGGGGCTCGGTCTGGCTCTAGCCGCCAGCGTTTCACTGGGGCGAATCCGCGCGCGGTAGCCTATGCCATGAGTTCGCTTCTCGACGCCGCCGCCACGGCCCACGACACCGGGATCTCGCTCGGCTTCGACCACTTTGATCGCATCCGTGTCAACACCGATGGCCGCGCCGTGCTGGCCTTCCCGGCGGTGCTCGAGAGCAACGACTATGGCCAAGACATGCGCTATGTGGCTAAGGCCGTGGAGCAGCTGGTGGAAGACGAGGGCACGGGCCGCGAGCTGCAGTACCTCACCTCCAAGCTCTATGACACCGAGACGGTCAACCCACGGGTGATGGCGGATGATCTCTACGAGTTCGGCATGGGCTCGGATCACCCGGAGCACTATCTGGAAGTGGCAGCCGATGCCGCACCGGAGCCCACCTCTTCCCCGGGCTTCGGCTCCAAGGGTTATACGCGTACCGGGTTGACGTTGGTCTCCGCCGCCACGGTGGGGTTGGTGGTGCTGGTGGCTGCCTCCAGCGTGTATCTGCTTGGCATCTTCGGCGGTAACCGGGCCGACAGCCCGGTGAACTCGGATTCCATTTCCGGCGCGCCAGAAAAGGTGCGCAACGCCACCAAGGTCAAGCTCACCCGCGCCGAGGAGTGGGAGCCGGGCGATCCGGCGGCCCGCCCAGCCGACTGGCCGGATAACCCGCAATTGGCGGAGCTGGTGATCGACGGCGATGTGGCCACGAGCTGGCACACCGATGATTATCGCGCCCAGTTCGGCGAGCGCGAGGAGATCAAAAACGGCGTGGGCCTGAAGATCGACTTCGCCCAGCCGGCTTCCCCGGCGGAGGTGGAGTTCCACGCCGGTACGGGCGGCACCACGGTGCGCATTCTGGGATTCACTGACGATTCGGATGCCGTGAACTCGCGGGAGCAGCTCACCGAGTTGAGCCGCGCGGTGCTGCGCGATGGCTCCACGGTGGTCACCCTGCCGAAGCCGAGCAAGGGCGAGGAGCCCACCTACTACCGCGGCATGGTGGTGTGGGTGGAGCGGCTGCCGATGCCCGCTGGCAGCGGCGCCTCCCCGCGGCCTGCGGATATTCAAGAGATCCGGGTTAAGGGCGTGGTGGATACTGTCTCGGATGCGGGGGCAGGGGAGCGTCGATAAGCGCCATGCTTAGGTCACCCTCGCCCCAATATATGAACCTTTAGCTCAGCTACATCCCCCTATATAGGTCCGGTGCACACCATGATGTGCATCGGACCTTTTGCTGTGTTCGCCGCAGTGCGCAGACTAGATCTACGCGCCGATCGCGCACCGTGAACCTGACCACTTTTGACATGTTCATCGTTCATCTGGGGGGAGATCATGAACACATCACCGACCATCGACACCCAACCAGACCCGCTGAGCCTAGCGGAGCGGATGCGAGCCGATGTGCAGCTGGTGCACGAGCATCTCGCCGGCAACGAGAAGGCTTTTAGCCGCATTGTGCGCCAGCATCACACGAAGCTATTTCTCACCGCGCGCCGCTATAGCCGCACCGAGCACGACGCCTGGGACATCTTGCAGGAGGCCCTGCTGAAGGCCTCGCAGCGCATGCACACCTTCCGCGCCGAGGCCACGCTCTCAACCTGGCTGCACAAGCTGGTGTCTAATACCGGCTACGATTTCACCCATCGCCGCCCGCATCAGCGACATGAGCTGGCCGTAATGGACGATGACACCCACGCTCGCGCCATCGACTATCGCCACAGCCACGATCCTTTTATCAGCGAGCTCTCGCGACTGGCGTTGCTGGCGATCATGACCAGGCTGCCACCGGAGCAGCGCGAGGCGCTGTATCTCATTGATATCGCCGGCTACACGGTGGAGTGGGTGGCCGATTATCAGGACGTGGCCGTAGGCACCGTGAAGTCCCGCCGCGCTCGCGCGCGCACCAAGCTGCAGCAGCTCTACACCGACCCCAACGAGATCGAGGAGCTGCTCGCCGGGGCGAACTAGCCGCCGCATGCTTATCGACGCTCACCGCCACCGGCAGGGAATGAGACCGCCCTCGACGGTGTTGTGCCCAGAGACAGCGCCCGCCGCGGCTCTCTCCGCGCCCGCCGTGGCAGGCGCGGCCGCTTGGGTAGGGTGGCAGAGGTAGACATTGACGAGCCGCCGCCACCGCTATCCTGAGGCGGCGCCGCACGGCCGCAGCCTGCGACCGCGTATGTGCATAACCCACCATCCACGTAATAGAAGGACATACCCCACTGTGAGCGATACGATCCACGACGTCATCATTATCGGTTCCGGCCCCGCCGGCTACACCGCCGCCATCTACGCCGCCCGCGCCGAGCTGAAGCCGCTGGTGTTTGAGGGCTACGAGTACGGCGGGTCCCTCATGACGACCACCGAGGTGGAGAATTTCCCCGGTTTCGCCGAGGGCATCATGGGCCCGGAGTTGATGGAGCAGATGCGCTCCCAGGCGGAGCGCTTCGGGGCCGATCTGCGCATGGAGATGGTGGACTCGGTGGAGCTGTCCGGCGAGGTGAAGATCGTGCGCTCGGGCGAGGAGGAATTCCAGGCCCGCAGCGTGATCTTGGCCATGGGCTCCGCCCCACGCTATGTGGGTGTGCCGGGGGAGAAGGAGTTCCTCGGCCGCGGCGTGTCCGCCTGTGCCACCTGCGATGGTTTCTTCTTCAAGGACACCGAGATTGCCGTGGTCGGCGGCGGCGATTCCGCCATGGAGGAGGCCACCTTCCTCACCAAGTTTGCCTCCAAGGTCACGATCATTCACCGCCGCGAGGAGTTCCGCGCCTCCAAGATCATGCTGGAGCGGGCCAAGAACAACGAGAAGATCGAGTTCCTGGTGAACAAGGTGGTCGAAGAGGTGCGTGGCGATTCCAAGGTGTCCTCGCTACTGCTGCGCGATACCGTGACCAATGAGACCTCGGAGCTGCCGGTGGCCGCAATGTTCGTGGCCATTGGTGCGGATCCCCGCTCGGACATTGCAGCCGGGCAGGTGGAGCTCACCGACACCAAGCATGTGCGGGTCCAGGAGCCTTCTACCCGCACCAGCGTGCCCGGTGTCTTCGCCGTGGGCGACCTGGTGGATAATCACTATCAGCAGGCCATTACCGCGGCCGGCACCGGCTGCCGCGCCGCTATCGACGCTCAGCAGTATCTGGGTGAACTCGAAGATGACCTGCACTAACACTATTTTCTCGATGCCCCAAGGAGATCCCCACCATGTCTGAGATCATTAACCTCACCACCGATACCTTTAAGTCCACCGTGATCGAGTCCGAGAAGCCGGTATTGGTGGATTTCTGGGCCGAGTGGTGCGGCCCGTGTAAGAAGCTTGGCCCCTTGATCGAGCAGGTCGCCGAGGAGGTCGGCGATGCCGCCGTGGTGGCCAAGGTGGATGTGGATGCCGAGCGCACCCTGGGCGCCATGTTCCAGATCATGTCCATTCCCACCGTGTTGATTTTCAAGGGCGGCGAGAAGGTAGCCGAGTACGTGGGCGTGCGCCCGAAGCGCGAGTACGTGGAAAAACTGACGTCACTTGCGTAACTGGTAGGGTTGAAAAGACAGCGTGAAAGTGCGTTTCTCAGCGACTTTCGTTTAGCGGCTAGCCCGCGCCTACAATAGTGACACGCTGAGTTATCAGTTGTCGCGCTGCGCCGTGAGTGGCCGCGCTGTGCGGCTGGAATCAATCTAGAAGGGACCTCGGTGGTGGACGTTTTGCGGGTTGGTGACCGTAGCCCGCGCGTAGCGGAAGTACGGAAGAGCCTTGCTCGTCTAGGACTGCTCTCCGTCGACGAATCCGCCGACGGATCAGCCGATGATTTCGACAGCTACGCGGCAATCGACACGCTGTTTGACTCCGCCCTCGCCGAGGTCGTCCGTGGCTTCCAGCAGTCCCGCGGCATCATCGCCGACGGACACGTGGGCGAAACCACGCTCCGCGCACTCCGCGAAGCCTCCTACACTCTGGGGGCCCGTGTGCTGCAATACCAGCCAAATAACACCCTGGTGGGCGATGATGTGGTGCAGCTGCAAACCCAGCTGCAAGAACTCGGCTTCTACACCGATCGCGTCGACGGCCGCTATGGCCCGAATTCCTTCGACGCGGTGAAGAACTACCAGCTCAACTACGGTCTTGAGACCGATGGTATTTGCGGGCCGAAAACCATCAAGGCCTTGAGCCGACTGGGCCTACGCATCACCGGCGGCTCCCCGCAGGCCATCCGCGAGGACGAGCAGATTCGCCGCGCCGGCCCGCGTCTCGCCGGCAAGCGCGTGGTCATCGACCCCGGCCTCGGCGGCAAGGACCAAGGCATGACGGTGGTGGGCACCTATGGTGCCATTACCGAGGAGGAGATCCTCTGGGATATCGCCACCCGGCTTGAGGGCCGGATGATCGCCGCCGGCATGGAGACCATCCTTTCCCGCCCGCGCGGGGATAATGCCTCCACCGAATCCCGCGCCGATGTGGCCAACGCCTTTGGCGCTGATCTCATGATCTGCCTGCAGGCTGATCGCTACAAGAACGACAAAGCCTCCGGGGTGGCCACCTTCTACTTCGGTTCTGAGCTTGGCTCCTCCTCACTGACAGGGGAGAAGCTCTCCGGCTTCATCCAGCGCGAGATCGTTGCCCGCACACAGATGACCAATTGCGGCAACCATGGCCGCACTTGGGAGCTCCTGCGGCTGACCCAGATGCCCACCGTGGAGGTCGTCACCGGCTATCTCACCAACACCGAGGACGTGGCGAAGCTGACGGATCCGATGGTGCGCGATGATATCGCCGAGGCCATCGTGGTGGCCGTCAAGCGCCTCTACCTCATGGATGCCGATGACCAGCCCACCGGCACCTATAACTTCGCGGAACTGCTCGAACAGGAAAACCGCTAAGACTTATCCCTGCCTGGCCCTCAGCAGCGCAGCTCGGCGCTGAGGGCCTTTCGTGCTGCCTCCGCTAGCTCGCCGGTGTCTGGTGGCAGGGTGATCTCTAGCCGGGGCACCACGGGGTGCTCACGCACCACCTCGAAGCCTGCTGCCTGCAGCTCCTCTTCGCTCATCAACCCAATGCGTTCGGGCACCCAGTCCAGCTTCTCGCGGCCGCTGGCGCGCCAACCAAAGGCCTGCACTGTGTCGATGCCGAGCTGGGTGAGGTGCATAAGGGCGGCGTCGATAAGCACCGGTGCAGTGCCCACATGCGGGGTGCGAAACAGGGAACTGAGCAGCATTGCGCGGCGCGGAACTGGGCCGGTGGGCAGCCTCGATATCCCCCGCGCGAGCACCGGTGGGCAGAAGAAGATGGTGCCAAGGGTCTCGCTCGGGGTGATGAGGTTGAAGCCGCAGGCACCCAGGGTGGTGGAGGCGTGGATGATCCACGCTTCCTTCTCTAGCGCGCTATCGCGGATGAGGGCTTCATCTGCGGCCGCGATCTCCCAGAAGATGCTGCGGCGCGCCTGCGGGTGGAGGTGCTTCAGTCCGCGCGGATCTAGCGGTAGTAGCTGGATGTGCTCGGCGCCCGTCATGATCAGCGGCTAAGAGTAGGGAAGCTTTAGCGTCCGAGAAGCTCGACGATGCGCTCAAAGTCCTCGCGGCCGGCGAACTCCACGATGATCTTGCCCTTCTTCTTGCCGGCCTGCACCGTCACCTTGGTGTCGAGGCTATCGGCCAAGGACTCGGCGGCGTGGCTGAGATACTCCGGCTGCGGGGCCTTTTCCCGCGGCTTCTTCTTCTCCGCCTCCTCACCACGGTTGAGCAGGGTGACGGCCTCCTCGGTGGCGCGCACGCTCAGCCCCTCGGCCACGATGCGCTGCGCGAGCTTCTCTTGGGCTTCCTCGCCCACCTTCACGCCCAGCAGGGCGCGGGCGTGACCGGCGCTGAGCACCCCAGCAGCAACCTTGCGCTGCACGGAGACCGGTAGGGCCAGCAGGCGGATCATGTTGGTGATGACCGGGCGGGAGCGGCCCAGCCTATCGGCCAGCTGTGCCTGGGTGACACCAAATTCCTCTAGCAGCTGCTGATAGGCGGCGGCCTCTTCGAGCGGGTTGAGCTGCACCCGGTGGATATTTTCCAGCAGGGCGTCGCGCAGCATCGTGGAGTCCTCGGTCTCGCGAACGATCGCGGGAATCTCCTGCATGCCGGCCTTGGTGGCGGCACGCCAACGGCGCTCACCCATGATGAGCTCATAACCCTCAGCCACCTCGCGTACCACTATCGGCTGCATGAGGCCGAACTCCTTGATGGAGTGAGTCAACTCAGCCATGGCCTGCTCGTCGAAGACCTCACGGGGCTGCTTTTCATTGGGCTCGATCAGCCCGATGGGGATCTCCCGGTAGGTCGCGCCCACGGGGGTGGAGTAGTCCTCGTGTACATTCTCTGGGCGACGGCGCGGGCCACCGTTGCGGCCCGTAGCGCCGCCTTGGCTGGCGGAGCCACGGCCGTTGCCGCGCTGCCCCGCATTGCCCTTCTGGCTGGGCTTCTGGCCGCCCTGCGAGCCGCCTTTCTGCCCGCGTGACTGCGTAGAGTCCTCGCCGGGAGTGCGCGGCCCATCGCCCAAGACGATGCTCGCGGCGTTATTGCCGAGCCGAGGCTTGGCGGAGCCATCGGGGATCAGGGCTGCTAGACCGCGGCCGAGACCGCCTTTACGAGTTTCATTCGCCATGGTTGCTCAACATCCTTCGTTTGCGTTTCCGCGTGGGCACTTCCGGGGGGCTAGAGACGACGCCCGTGGTGGGCCCGCTGGCCTTAGTATCTTTGCTCGACCACAGTGGCGTCAATACCGATTTATTCGGGGGCTTGACCGATGGGGGAGGACTCCTCGGTGGCGGGGTAGTCGCCGCGATTGTTCAGCTCGCGCGCGGCGTCCAGATAGGCCATCGCACCCCGAGAGCCGGGATCGTATTCCAGCACGGTTTGCCCATAGCCGGGCGCCTCCGACACCTTCACGCTGCGGGGAATCACGGTGGTGAGTACAACCTCGCCGAAGTGATTGCGCACCTCGCTGGTGACCTGCTCGGCCAGCTTGGTGCGGCCGTCGTACATGGTGAGCAGGATGGCGGAGATGTGCAGCTCCGGGTTGAGGTGGGTGCTGATCATGGAGATGTTATTCAGCAGCTGGCCCACGCCCTCGAGCGCGTAGTACTCACATTGGATCGGGATGATCACCTCGTTCACAGCGGTCATCGCGTTGATCGTCAAAAGACCCAGCGAAGGCGGGCAGTCGATGAGCACATAGTCCAGATCGTGCTCGGTGAGGAAGTCCTCGTTGATGGCATCGGCCAGGCGGTATTCGCGGCGCACCATGGATACCAGCTCAATTTCCGATCCGGCGAGATCAATGGTGGCGGGGATGCAAAAGAGATTCTCCGAGAGCTCGCAGCTTTGCATCGCATCTTCGGCGGTGGCCTCGCCGAGCAGCAGCTCATAGCTCGAGACCGTGCCTGCCCGATGCTCCACGCCGAGCGCGGTGGAGGCGTTGCCCTGGGGGTCAAGATCGATCACCAGCACCCGTAGCCCGCATATCGCCAGGCCTGCGGCAAGGTTGACGGAACTCGTGGTTTTACCCACCCCGCCCTTCTGGTTCGCAATCGTCATGATGCGCGGGCGCTCGGGCCGAGGCAGCTTTAACGCATTCGGGGTGCGCACCTGCGCCGCCCGCTGTGCCGCAGCGGCGATGGGCGTGTCGTCCCACGTAGAGTCCTGCATGCTCGCTGATCTATCCCCTCTATGCTGGCCTATCGGAAACACTGTATGCGCGGCGGAGATGAGGGCCGTCATGCTTATCGACGCCACCCTCCTGTCGCGCACACCTAGCCCCCTAGCCTAGTGCCTCACGGTGCCGCCAACCAATGGGGTGAGAGCGTGAGAGCACCCACGCTAGCGGCTAGCGCCGCCGTGGAATGCTGATCACCGTGGTGGGCTGCTCGAGCACCCCTTCACCAACAGTCATGATGTTGGCAAGACCACCGCCCGCTTTGGTGATGGTGGAGTGGTCACGCTCCCACTCCTCGTGCACGCTCGCGCCCTTGAGCGCAATCATTTTTCCCCCTGGCCGAACGAGCGGCATGCACCAGCGCGCCAGCTTGCCCAAGGGGGCCACCGCACGGGAGGTCACCACATCGAAACGACCGACCTCGGCACGCACGCCCTTTTCCTCAGCGCGGCCGCGCACTACCCGCACATTGCTCAAGCCGAGCTCCTCGACTACCTCATGGAGATAGGTAGAACGCTTCAGCAGCGGCTCGATCAGGGTGATGGAAAGATCCGGCCGCGCAATAGCCACCGGAACGCCCGGCAGGCCCGCCCCGGATCCCACATCGGCCAGCCGCTGGGCATCGGCGGGGATAGCCTCGGTGAGCACTGCGCAATTGAGGATGTGCCGCTCCCAGAGCCTAGACACCTCACGCGGACCGATGAAGCCGCGTTGGTTTCCCGTAGTGGCTAGGGAGGCGTGATAGCGCACCGCTAGATCTAGCCGCTCACCAAACACACTCTGGGCGCTCTCCGGTGGCAGAGCCAGTTTGCTCGTCGGGCCATCCTGCAGCTCTGGTTTCACGTGAAACATCCCTTTCCTCATGCATTCTGTCCTCATCACTATACGTCGCCTGTTCCGAGCGCCCCTAGGGGCGCCAATGCCAACGGCCCAGCACCTCGGAAAGTGAGGGGCTGGGCCGTGAGGGTGGCGTCGACAAGCGAAGAACTAGGAGTTCTTACCCTTCTTCGGGTTCTTCGGCTTTTGGCCGGGGCGAGGTGCAGTGGTGCGCTTCGCCTCGCGCTTACGCGCCAGCTCCTCTTCCTCCTCGGCGTCCACCTTGGCAAAGATCCAGCGCTGCTGGAAGAAGGTCCACACGTTGTTGGAAGCCATGTAGAAGAGCAGACCGATGTGCCAGAAGACACCGGTGAACAAAATGATGCCGGGCATGAACCA from the Corynebacterium ciconiae DSM 44920 genome contains:
- the murJ gene encoding murein biosynthesis integral membrane protein MurJ, which encodes MTDKHTPIEGQRPGLRGRIVPPAPPAPIPESRPSVQEKRKQKLESQHSDHSQLSAEPAQALYEAQQDAANEPVAAAGTSSPVATQQEDEQGTTSDSDVVRAGGSMAIATLISRITGFLRNLAIGATLGSAVGSAFTVANTLPNLVTEIVLGAVLTSLVVPVLVRAEKEDPDRGAAFIRRLFTLALTLLVVVTTIAVVTAPWLTRITIDDEGKVNIIQATSFAYLVLPQILFYGIFSLFMAVLNTKGVFRPGAWAPVWNNVVCLATFALYWLVPGALDPNEQASVTDPHVLLLGLGTTLGVVVQALLLVPPLLKKGIDLRPLWGIDDRLKEFGGMAIAIVIYVAISQLGYIVTTRIASNADARAPLIYQQAWLLLQVPYGVIGVTLLTAIMPRLSRNAAEGDDKAVVRDLTWASKLTFAALIPVIVFFMAFGTNIANALFAYGQFTPSEADILGWTLSFSAFTLIPYALVLLHLRVFYAREEAWTPTFIIAGITTVKIVLSAAAPFVATSSSRVVILLGAANGFGFVTGAVIGVFLLRRKLGSLHGKEIMTSTLWVIGASLVGAGVGLVLDWVLALTVLGAASSVVIMLRTAITGLVFLVVTAIVLSRSGLPEIAAFARLLSRVPGLNRVVSAPPAAAEDEADDGLPQATTAELSTQLVTVEPFTASPVPPPMSAGEVRAPRLVPGAAVANGRYRLLRDYGRVPGARFWHARDQRTGQQVALVFVDTQGMQIPAAPVSPATAAQRAAAVTRTTRALAELNHPAIAKNIHVLPYRAGCLVVADWVEGTALNSLTAGARSGSSRQRFTGANPRAVAYAMSSLLDAAATAHDTGISLGFDHFDRIRVNTDGRAVLAFPAVLESNDYGQDMRYVAKAVEQLVEDEGTGRELQYLTSKLYDTETVNPRVMADDLYEFGMGSDHPEHYLEVAADAAPEPTSSPGFGSKGYTRTGLTLVSAATVGLVVLVAASSVYLLGIFGGNRADSPVNSDSISGAPEKVRNATKVKLTRAEEWEPGDPAARPADWPDNPQLAELVIDGDVATSWHTDDYRAQFGEREEIKNGVGLKIDFAQPASPAEVEFHAGTGGTTVRILGFTDDSDAVNSREQLTELSRAVLRDGSTVVTLPKPSKGEEPTYYRGMVVWVERLPMPAGSGASPRPADIQEIRVKGVVDTVSDAGAGERR
- a CDS encoding sigma-70 family RNA polymerase sigma factor codes for the protein MNTSPTIDTQPDPLSLAERMRADVQLVHEHLAGNEKAFSRIVRQHHTKLFLTARRYSRTEHDAWDILQEALLKASQRMHTFRAEATLSTWLHKLVSNTGYDFTHRRPHQRHELAVMDDDTHARAIDYRHSHDPFISELSRLALLAIMTRLPPEQREALYLIDIAGYTVEWVADYQDVAVGTVKSRRARARTKLQQLYTDPNEIEELLAGAN
- the trxB gene encoding thioredoxin-disulfide reductase, translating into MCITHHPRNRRTYPTVSDTIHDVIIIGSGPAGYTAAIYAARAELKPLVFEGYEYGGSLMTTTEVENFPGFAEGIMGPELMEQMRSQAERFGADLRMEMVDSVELSGEVKIVRSGEEEFQARSVILAMGSAPRYVGVPGEKEFLGRGVSACATCDGFFFKDTEIAVVGGGDSAMEEATFLTKFASKVTIIHRREEFRASKIMLERAKNNEKIEFLVNKVVEEVRGDSKVSSLLLRDTVTNETSELPVAAMFVAIGADPRSDIAAGQVELTDTKHVRVQEPSTRTSVPGVFAVGDLVDNHYQQAITAAGTGCRAAIDAQQYLGELEDDLH
- the trxA gene encoding thioredoxin — encoded protein: MSEIINLTTDTFKSTVIESEKPVLVDFWAEWCGPCKKLGPLIEQVAEEVGDAAVVAKVDVDAERTLGAMFQIMSIPTVLIFKGGEKVAEYVGVRPKREYVEKLTSLA
- a CDS encoding N-acetylmuramoyl-L-alanine amidase: MVDVLRVGDRSPRVAEVRKSLARLGLLSVDESADGSADDFDSYAAIDTLFDSALAEVVRGFQQSRGIIADGHVGETTLRALREASYTLGARVLQYQPNNTLVGDDVVQLQTQLQELGFYTDRVDGRYGPNSFDAVKNYQLNYGLETDGICGPKTIKALSRLGLRITGGSPQAIREDEQIRRAGPRLAGKRVVIDPGLGGKDQGMTVVGTYGAITEEEILWDIATRLEGRMIAAGMETILSRPRGDNASTESRADVANAFGADLMICLQADRYKNDKASGVATFYFGSELGSSSLTGEKLSGFIQREIVARTQMTNCGNHGRTWELLRLTQMPTVEVVTGYLTNTEDVAKLTDPMVRDDIAEAIVVAVKRLYLMDADDQPTGTYNFAELLEQENR
- a CDS encoding ParB/RepB/Spo0J family partition protein, with product MANETRKGGLGRGLAALIPDGSAKPRLGNNAASIVLGDGPRTPGEDSTQSRGQKGGSQGGQKPSQKGNAGQRGNGRGSASQGGATGRNGGPRRRPENVHEDYSTPVGATYREIPIGLIEPNEKQPREVFDEQAMAELTHSIKEFGLMQPIVVREVAEGYELIMGERRWRAATKAGMQEIPAIVRETEDSTMLRDALLENIHRVQLNPLEEAAAYQQLLEEFGVTQAQLADRLGRSRPVITNMIRLLALPVSVQRKVAAGVLSAGHARALLGVKVGEEAQEKLAQRIVAEGLSVRATEEAVTLLNRGEEAEKKKPREKAPQPEYLSHAAESLADSLDTKVTVQAGKKKGKIIVEFAGREDFERIVELLGR
- a CDS encoding ParA family protein, with the protein product MQDSTWDDTPIAAAAQRAAQVRTPNALKLPRPERPRIMTIANQKGGVGKTTSSVNLAAGLAICGLRVLVIDLDPQGNASTALGVEHRAGTVSSYELLLGEATAEDAMQSCELSENLFCIPATIDLAGSEIELVSMVRREYRLADAINEDFLTEHDLDYVLIDCPPSLGLLTINAMTAVNEVIIPIQCEYYALEGVGQLLNNISMISTHLNPELHISAILLTMYDGRTKLAEQVTSEVRNHFGEVVLTTVIPRSVKVSEAPGYGQTVLEYDPGSRGAMAYLDAARELNNRGDYPATEESSPIGQAPE
- the rsmG gene encoding 16S rRNA (guanine(527)-N(7))-methyltransferase RsmG — its product is MFHVKPELQDGPTSKLALPPESAQSVFGERLDLAVRYHASLATTGNQRGFIGPREVSRLWERHILNCAVLTEAIPADAQRLADVGSGAGLPGVPVAIARPDLSITLIEPLLKRSTYLHEVVEELGLSNVRVVRGRAEEKGVRAEVGRFDVVTSRAVAPLGKLARWCMPLVRPGGKMIALKGASVHEEWERDHSTITKAGGGLANIMTVGEGVLEQPTTVISIPRRR